Genomic segment of Sinorhizobium meliloti:
CGCCCAAGGGTGAAATCTGGATCATCGAGATCAAGACCTCGATCGAGGACTTCCGCGTCGATCGCAAGTGGCCGGAATACCGGCTCCACTGCGACCGCCTGTTCTTCGCAACGCATGCGCAGGTTCCCCTCGACATCTTTCCGGAAGAATGCGGGCTGATGCTTTCCGACGGCTACGGCGCGCATATGCTGCGCGACGCTCCGGAACACCGCCTGCCGCCGAGCACGCGAAAATCGGTGACGCAGGCCTTCGCGCGCACGGCGGCGCAGCGCCTGACGCTCGCAGAATGGGCGGCCGAGCGAAACGGCGAGCTCGGCCAGTCGATTAGCGACATCGTCAGCGGCGAGCGGGATTAAAAAGGCGGCGCGAGTTACTTCGGCGCCCGTTTCGCCAGAATGCGCTGCAGGGTCCGTCGGTGCATGTTGAGCCGGCGCGCCGTTTCGGAAACATTGCGCTCGCACATTTCGTAGACGCGCTGAATATGCTCCCATCGCACGCGATCGGCCGACATCGGGTTTTCCGGAGGCTCCACCCGCTCGCCCGGGCGCTGAATCAGCGCCGCGAGAATGTCGTCGGCGTCTGCGGGCTTGGCCAGATAGTCGAGAGCTCCGAGCTTCACGGCGTTGACCGCTGTCGCGATGTTTCCATAGCCCGTCAGAACGATCATGCGCGTGTCGTCGCGGCGCCCACGGATCGCCTCGATCACGTCGAGACCGCTGCCGTCGCTCAGGCGGAGATCGATGACTGCATGTTTCGGCGGGCGGGTCTTCGCCTTGGCTATGCCTTCGGCGACCGATTCGGCGATCTCGACCGCGAAGCCGCGCGCTTCCATTGCGCGGGCGAGGCGCCGCAGAAAGGCCGTGTCGTCATCGACGATCAGAAGGCTCTTGTCAGGCCCGATCAGGTCCGCATCGGCGGCGTGAGTGTTTGGCGCAGGCATCGACTTTTCGATCATTTCTCAAATCCCTACAGCGCCACGCGTCTCACCGGGCGCGCAAGGGCCGCTGTAACCCTTCAAGTGCTGCATGTTCTATTCTTTCACCGGACAGGATCAAAGGAAACATGCGGTAGGTGGTATTGCCGGCAATCATGTGGGTTTCCCCGCACCTGTCTTCAATAAACCGCCAAAAGTCATTTCGCCAGTTTCGTGTCCATCAGCACGCGCGGCCATTCGACGCTGACCCGGGCGCCCGGGTGTTTCGAGCCGCCGTTCTCGAAGCGCAGCCGGGCACCGGAACGCTCGAGCAGCGTCTTGGCGATGAAGAGACCGAGGCCGAGCCCGCCGGCACTGTCGTCCTTCTGCCGCCGCGTCACATAGGGTTCGCCGATCCGCGCCAGGATGTCCGGCGAAAAACCGTCGCCGTCGTCTTCGATCGTCACCCGCACGCGCTCGGCCGTGTGTTCCGTCGTGACGGTCACCTTCTTGCGCGCATAGTCGACCGCGTTCTCCAGCAGGTTGCCCAGGCCGTAGAGAATGCCGGCATTTCGGATGCCGACCGGCTCCGAGGCGCGATCGCCCTGCTCCTTCAGCTCGATTTCTATGCCGAATTCGCGATGCGGCGCCATCACCTCCTCGATCAGCGATGAGAGCGGCAGAAGCCGCATATGTTCTTCGCTTTCGGACGAAAGGGTGGTCAGCCGCCTCAGAATGTCGCGGCAGCGTTCGCTCTGGCTGCGCAGAAGATGGACGTCCTCGCCGAAACGCGGATCGTCGCCAAGCTCCCGTTCCATCTCCTTGGCGACGACGCTGATCGTCGCGAGCGGCGTTCCGAGTTCGTGGGCGGCGGCGGCCGCGAGACCGTCGAGCTGCGACAGGTGCTTCTCCCGCTGGAGGACGAGCTCGGTCGCCGTC
This window contains:
- a CDS encoding MmcB family DNA repair protein, which translates into the protein MTILSIHGDNPLADGRQSERAMKVRRGVQRLLMELRHAALPELTLASGRRADLISLSPKGEIWIIEIKTSIEDFRVDRKWPEYRLHCDRLFFATHAQVPLDIFPEECGLMLSDGYGAHMLRDAPEHRLPPSTRKSVTQAFARTAAQRLTLAEWAAERNGELGQSISDIVSGERD
- a CDS encoding ActS/PrrB/RegB family redox-sensitive histidine kinase, with protein sequence MAAATLYNDQNSNRSLRLQTLIRLRWLAVGGQSLAVVVTALWLQFPLPIVPCSVLIACLALLNVFLTLRFPPTQRLTPPAAFSLLGLDLAQLTALLFITGGLANPFAPLLCVPVIISSASQPKPQSIVLAGLAVLGVTALAFSPFPLPWYPGTVLLMPRVLTAGIWFAIVSMTAFAAFYTYRVSLEASELSEALTATELVLQREKHLSQLDGLAAAAAHELGTPLATISVVAKEMERELGDDPRFGEDVHLLRSQSERCRDILRRLTTLSSESEEHMRLLPLSSLIEEVMAPHREFGIEIELKEQGDRASEPVGIRNAGILYGLGNLLENAVDYARKKVTVTTEHTAERVRVTIEDDGDGFSPDILARIGEPYVTRRQKDDSAGGLGLGLFIAKTLLERSGARLRFENGGSKHPGARVSVEWPRVLMDTKLAK
- the actR gene encoding global response regulator transcription factor ActR: MIEKSMPAPNTHAADADLIGPDKSLLIVDDDTAFLRRLARAMEARGFAVEIAESVAEGIAKAKTRPPKHAVIDLRLSDGSGLDVIEAIRGRRDDTRMIVLTGYGNIATAVNAVKLGALDYLAKPADADDILAALIQRPGERVEPPENPMSADRVRWEHIQRVYEMCERNVSETARRLNMHRRTLQRILAKRAPK